In Drosophila suzukii chromosome Y, CBGP_Dsuzu_IsoJpt1.0, whole genome shotgun sequence, the following proteins share a genomic window:
- the LOC139353636 gene encoding uncharacterized protein, which produces MEIQHTAPYTPQQNPTDRANRTIKTMVAQYIEDKQTTWDELLPELNLAINSSISESTGFSPAFIVQGREPRLPRALYDEVTPGPSQAPRSPEAKAELLRDIFKVVQENTQRASLEQRKHYDLRRRAWRPTIGSLVFVKQHHLSRAADNFAAKLAPKYEGPYKTWRRTTRHTCGA; this is translated from the exons ATGGAGATCCAACATACAGCACCTTATACTCCGCAGCAGAACCCGACAGATAGGGCCAATCGCACCATTAAAACGATGGTCGCCCAGTATATCGAGGACAAGCAGACGACGTGGGACGAACTTCTGCCCGAACTGAATCTGGCAATTAATAGCAGCATCTCAGAATCAACCGGATTCAGTCCAGCGTTCATCGTCCAAGGCAGAGAGCCACGACTCCCACGAGCCTTGTATGATGAAGTGACTCCAGGACCAAGCCAAGCGCCACGTTCACCCGAAGCGAAAGCGGAATTGCTACGGGACATTTTCAAGGTAGTACAGGAGAACACTCAGAGAGCTTCGTTGGAGCAGCGGAAGCATTACGATCTCAGGCGACGTGCGTGGAGACCGACCATAGGATCGCTGGTCTTCGTAAAACAGCATCATTTGTCCAGGGCAGCGGATAACTTTGCCGCTAAGCTAGCACCCAAGTACGAGGGCCCGTacaaa ACATGGCGTCGGACAACCCGTCACACCTGTGGCGCATGA